A part of Geothrix oryzae genomic DNA contains:
- a CDS encoding M13 family metallopeptidase, translated as MATPLRASLCLCLGLAAFSLVAQPKPGVDPANLDTTVKPCDDFYAYANGGWLKAHSLPADKSRYGTMEELSERNRAILKQILEETSAKTAWAKGSVQQKLGDFYASGMNEAAIEKRGLTPLKPVLATIDGLKDAKQLPLLLAKLHNQGLPGGFGFFVRQDAKESTHYLGYLNQGGTGLPDRDYYLKDDARSRDIRAKYEAHIARMLELAGDAPGLARARAKVVLDLETRMAQAQWTRVEMRNPQMTYNKRTLDKLVSEVPGFDWKGYFQARGVKQADLNLTQPSFFHAFGKLAAEVPAPQWRTYLRWQALSATANLLPKAFGEESFAFHGKVLNGTPEREPRAKRIEASTDGMLGEALGQLYVKTAFPPESKKRVLDMVENLRVALRERITNLDWMGADTKQQALKKLNAFGVKIGYPDKWKTYAFEVKRDDYFGNVRRAAAFRIQENLAKLGKPIDRSEWGMTPPTVNAYYSPTMNEIVFPAGILQPPFFDPKADDAVNYGALGFVIGHEMTHGFDDSGSQFDAEGNLKNWWTDADKKAYASRTDLVVKQYDAYEPIKGEHVNGKLTLGENIADIGGLKIAFAAYQNSLKGKAVPAPIDGFTGPQRFFLGAATVWRNHIREAALSVRLKTDPHSPGRERVNGPLSNLPEFYEAFGCADGQAMKRDAKVRPAIW; from the coding sequence ATGGCAACCCCCCTGCGCGCATCCCTCTGCCTCTGCCTGGGCCTGGCGGCCTTCTCCCTGGTGGCCCAGCCCAAGCCGGGGGTCGACCCCGCGAACCTCGACACCACCGTGAAGCCCTGCGACGACTTCTACGCCTACGCCAACGGCGGCTGGCTCAAAGCGCACAGCCTCCCGGCGGACAAATCCCGGTACGGCACCATGGAGGAACTGAGCGAGCGCAATCGCGCCATCCTCAAGCAGATCCTGGAGGAGACCAGCGCCAAGACCGCCTGGGCCAAGGGCAGCGTCCAGCAGAAGCTGGGCGACTTCTACGCCTCCGGCATGAACGAGGCCGCCATCGAGAAGCGGGGCCTGACGCCGCTGAAGCCGGTGTTGGCCACCATCGATGGACTGAAGGACGCGAAGCAGCTCCCCCTCCTCCTGGCGAAGCTGCACAACCAGGGCCTGCCCGGCGGCTTCGGCTTCTTCGTGCGCCAGGATGCCAAGGAATCCACCCACTACCTGGGCTATCTCAATCAGGGGGGCACGGGCCTCCCCGACCGAGACTACTACCTGAAGGATGACGCCCGTAGCCGGGACATCCGCGCCAAGTACGAGGCCCACATCGCCAGGATGCTGGAGCTGGCGGGCGATGCCCCCGGCCTCGCCCGGGCCCGCGCCAAGGTGGTCCTGGACCTCGAGACCCGCATGGCCCAGGCCCAGTGGACCCGCGTGGAGATGCGGAACCCGCAGATGACCTACAACAAGCGGACCCTGGACAAGCTGGTCTCCGAAGTGCCCGGCTTCGACTGGAAAGGCTACTTTCAGGCCCGGGGTGTGAAGCAGGCGGACCTGAACCTCACCCAGCCGTCCTTCTTCCACGCCTTCGGCAAGCTCGCCGCCGAGGTGCCCGCCCCCCAGTGGCGCACCTACCTCCGCTGGCAGGCTCTCAGCGCCACCGCCAACCTGCTGCCCAAGGCCTTCGGCGAGGAGTCCTTCGCCTTCCACGGCAAGGTCCTGAACGGCACGCCCGAGCGTGAACCCCGCGCCAAGCGCATCGAGGCCAGCACCGACGGCATGCTGGGCGAGGCCCTGGGCCAGCTGTATGTGAAGACCGCCTTCCCGCCCGAATCGAAGAAGCGGGTGCTCGACATGGTGGAGAACCTCCGGGTGGCCCTGCGCGAGCGCATCACCAACCTGGACTGGATGGGCGCCGACACCAAGCAGCAGGCCCTCAAGAAGCTCAATGCCTTCGGCGTGAAGATCGGCTATCCCGACAAGTGGAAGACCTACGCCTTCGAGGTCAAGCGCGACGACTACTTCGGCAATGTGCGCCGGGCGGCGGCCTTCCGCATCCAGGAGAACCTGGCCAAGCTCGGCAAGCCCATCGACCGCAGCGAGTGGGGCATGACGCCGCCCACCGTGAACGCCTACTACAGCCCCACGATGAACGAGATCGTCTTCCCCGCGGGCATCCTCCAGCCGCCCTTCTTCGATCCCAAGGCCGATGACGCCGTGAACTACGGCGCTCTGGGCTTCGTCATTGGTCACGAGATGACCCACGGCTTCGACGACAGCGGCAGCCAATTCGATGCGGAGGGCAACCTCAAGAACTGGTGGACCGACGCGGACAAGAAGGCCTATGCCTCCCGCACCGACCTGGTGGTCAAGCAGTACGACGCCTATGAGCCCATCAAGGGCGAGCATGTGAACGGCAAGCTCACGCTGGGCGAGAACATCGCCGACATCGGCGGCCTCAAGATCGCCTTCGCCGCCTACCAGAACAGCCTGAAGGGCAAGGCCGTCCCCGCCCCCATCGACGGCTTCACCGGTCCCCAGCGCTTCTTCCTCGGCGCCGCCACCGTGTGGCGCAACCACATCCGCGAGGCCGCGCTCTCCGTGCGCCTCAAGACCGATCCCCACAGCCCCGGCCGCGAGCGGGTCAATGGCCCCCTCTCCAACCTGCCCGAGTTCTACGAGGCGTTCGGCTGCGCCGATGGCCAGGCCATGAAGCGGGACGCGAAGGTGCGTCCGGCCATCTGGTAA
- a CDS encoding DUF4442 domain-containing protein codes for MRESLRTRLFRWAFNLWPCFRGTGTRVAFIAADWSEIRVRLPLSWRTRNYVGTIFGGSLYAGVDPFYMLMLIHRLGPEFVVWDKAASIRFRKPGRSTLSATFRVDEVEVAEIRRLLREQPKVDRTYAVDLRDADGVVHAEIQKVVHISLRIPS; via the coding sequence TTGCGTGAATCCCTCCGCACCCGCCTCTTCCGCTGGGCCTTCAACCTGTGGCCCTGCTTCCGCGGCACGGGCACGCGGGTGGCCTTCATCGCCGCCGACTGGTCCGAGATCCGGGTCCGCCTCCCCCTCTCCTGGCGGACCCGCAACTATGTGGGCACCATCTTCGGCGGCAGCCTGTACGCCGGGGTGGATCCCTTCTACATGCTTATGCTGATCCACCGGCTCGGCCCCGAGTTCGTCGTGTGGGACAAGGCCGCCTCCATCCGGTTCCGCAAGCCGGGGCGCAGCACGCTGAGCGCCACCTTCCGGGTGGACGAGGTCGAGGTGGCGGAGATCCGCCGACTGCTCCGTGAGCAACCCAAGGTGGACCGCACCTATGCGGTGGACCTGCGGGACGCCGATGGCGTCGTCCATGCGGAAATCCAGAAAGTGGTTCACATATCCCTTCGAATTCCTTCCTGA
- the glpX gene encoding class II fructose-bisphosphatase — MEHTLSLEFLRVVEEAALACATSIGHGRRKHSDKLAVEAMRKAMETVRMDGTIVIGEGERDEAPMLYIGEKVGMGADLDGDHPAVDIAVDPLEGTNLCATGASNAIAVLAATEKGGLLHAPDLYMEKLVVGPAAKGKVSLDAPVQETLDIIAKSLDRQVSEITVSVLDRDRHAQLIADIRKAGARIQLIGDGDLSAAISAAVSGTGIHAVMGTGGAPEGVLSAAALKCLNGEILGRLKVDTNTASREKAEAMGVDFNRIYRTDDLCPGKQVVFAACGVTHGNLLQGVRHFGHGSRTSSLILTYGSRQVRFIDTVHIKDGETVTVRF, encoded by the coding sequence ATGGAACATACCCTGTCCCTCGAATTCCTGCGGGTGGTCGAAGAGGCTGCCCTCGCCTGCGCCACCTCCATCGGCCATGGCCGCCGCAAGCACAGCGACAAGCTCGCCGTGGAGGCCATGCGGAAGGCCATGGAGACTGTCCGCATGGATGGGACCATCGTCATCGGCGAAGGCGAGCGGGACGAGGCGCCCATGCTCTACATCGGCGAGAAGGTGGGCATGGGGGCGGATCTGGACGGGGACCACCCGGCGGTGGACATCGCCGTGGATCCGCTGGAAGGGACGAACCTCTGCGCCACGGGCGCCTCCAATGCCATCGCCGTCCTGGCGGCCACGGAAAAGGGCGGCCTGCTCCACGCGCCGGACCTCTACATGGAGAAGCTCGTGGTGGGCCCGGCCGCCAAGGGCAAGGTGAGCCTCGACGCCCCGGTGCAGGAGACCCTCGACATCATCGCCAAGTCCCTGGACCGCCAGGTCTCCGAGATCACCGTCAGCGTCCTCGACCGCGACCGCCACGCCCAGCTCATCGCCGACATCCGCAAGGCCGGCGCCCGCATCCAGCTCATCGGCGATGGGGACCTCAGCGCCGCCATCAGCGCCGCCGTGAGCGGCACGGGCATCCATGCGGTGATGGGCACCGGCGGGGCCCCCGAGGGCGTGCTGTCCGCCGCCGCCCTGAAGTGCCTCAATGGCGAGATCCTGGGCCGCCTCAAGGTGGACACCAACACCGCCAGCCGCGAAAAGGCCGAAGCCATGGGCGTGGACTTCAACCGCATCTACCGCACCGACGACCTCTGCCCCGGCAAGCAGGTGGTGTTCGCCGCCTGCGGCGTGACCCACGGCAACCTGCTGCAGGGCGTGCGCCACTTCGGCCACGGCTCCCGCACCTCCAGCCTCATCCTCACCTACGGCAGCCGCCAGGTGCGCTTCATCGACACCGTCCACATCAAGGACGGCGAGACCGTGACGGTGCGCTTCTAG
- the cutA gene encoding divalent-cation tolerance protein CutA produces MTDACTIFTTCGSEETALTIAAALVDQAYAACVNIVPSIKSYYYFKGETHLDEEVMLIIKTTRELFPQVSEVITDLHTYEVPEILMFPVEEGSEPFLDWIRQSVNRLA; encoded by the coding sequence ATGACCGATGCCTGCACCATCTTCACCACTTGCGGCAGCGAGGAAACCGCCCTGACCATTGCGGCGGCCCTGGTGGACCAGGCGTACGCGGCCTGCGTGAACATCGTCCCCAGCATCAAGAGCTACTACTACTTCAAGGGTGAGACCCACCTGGATGAAGAGGTCATGCTGATCATCAAGACCACCCGGGAGCTCTTCCCCCAGGTCTCGGAAGTGATCACGGACCTGCACACCTATGAGGTCCCCGAAATTCTGATGTTCCCGGTCGAAGAAGGCTCCGAGCCCTTCCTCGACTGGATCCGCCAGAGCGTGAACCGGCTGGCCTGA
- a CDS encoding DciA family protein, producing MKRTPRLVPLGARLPNQKAEARLRQAWPFVVGPALADRTRPLRVERDILVMGCWELARIGPLREAAAAVWPQIRDRIRRALGLNLSGLQVVPCDPPVETPAAPKDPDPLRRALRLLEARRKERIRLGLESE from the coding sequence ATGAAGCGCACCCCGCGCCTCGTCCCCTTGGGGGCCCGCCTGCCCAACCAGAAGGCGGAAGCCCGGCTGCGCCAAGCCTGGCCCTTCGTTGTGGGGCCCGCCCTGGCGGACCGCACGCGCCCTCTGCGCGTGGAGCGCGATATCCTCGTCATGGGCTGCTGGGAGCTGGCCCGCATCGGCCCCCTGCGTGAAGCCGCGGCCGCCGTCTGGCCCCAGATCCGCGACCGCATCCGCCGGGCGCTCGGGCTCAACCTCTCCGGCCTCCAGGTCGTGCCCTGCGACCCCCCGGTGGAAACGCCCGCCGCCCCCAAGGACCCCGATCCCCTCCGCCGCGCCCTGCGCCTGCTCGAAGCCCGCCGCAAAGAGCGCATCCGCCTCGGCCTGGAGTCCGAATAG
- a CDS encoding CaiB/BaiF CoA transferase family protein — translation MPKPLSHFKIVDLSCVLAGPFSTQLLADFGAEVQKLEPPEGDPTRGWGPPFEHGESGESAYFRCANRGKRSRPIDLHTEEGRTDLFDLLKDADVLVENFRADSADRLGLGWKRLHAKFPKLILASIRGFASDVTASRRAGYDFIIQAESGWMAITGEQEGRPMKVGVALVDVLAGLYCANGIQSALLHRERTGEALHIEVPLMEAALAGLVNVAAGALMTGKPPQRWGNAHPQIVPYQSFRCSDGDVAIGVGSDRQFEVLAMWLDLDLEARPEWKQNRGRVKDRAELVALIETRTLASTVESVLAMCEANAIPASRVRSVDEVLFRKGGELHNLLQPLFEAETNTMIPTLASPVLLNGERACAALPPPRWKP, via the coding sequence GTGCAGAAGCTGGAGCCTCCGGAAGGTGATCCCACCCGCGGCTGGGGCCCCCCTTTCGAGCACGGCGAGTCGGGCGAGAGCGCCTATTTCCGCTGCGCCAACCGGGGCAAGCGCAGCCGTCCCATCGACCTGCACACAGAAGAGGGCCGGACCGACCTCTTCGACCTGCTGAAGGACGCCGATGTGCTCGTGGAGAACTTCCGGGCCGACTCCGCGGACCGCCTGGGGCTCGGCTGGAAGCGGCTCCACGCCAAGTTCCCCAAGCTCATCCTGGCCTCCATCCGGGGGTTCGCCTCGGATGTCACCGCCTCGCGCCGCGCGGGCTACGATTTCATCATCCAGGCCGAAAGCGGCTGGATGGCCATCACCGGCGAGCAGGAGGGCCGCCCCATGAAGGTGGGCGTGGCCCTGGTGGATGTCCTGGCGGGGCTCTACTGCGCCAACGGCATCCAGTCCGCCCTGCTCCACCGCGAACGCACCGGGGAGGCCCTCCACATCGAGGTGCCCCTGATGGAGGCCGCCCTGGCGGGCCTGGTGAATGTCGCGGCGGGCGCCCTCATGACCGGGAAGCCCCCGCAGCGCTGGGGCAATGCCCATCCCCAGATCGTGCCCTACCAGTCCTTCCGGTGCAGCGACGGCGATGTGGCCATCGGCGTGGGCAGCGACCGCCAGTTCGAGGTGCTCGCCATGTGGCTGGACCTGGACCTGGAGGCCCGCCCCGAATGGAAGCAGAACCGGGGCCGCGTGAAGGACCGGGCGGAGCTCGTGGCCCTCATCGAGACCCGCACCCTGGCCAGCACCGTGGAAAGCGTGCTCGCCATGTGCGAAGCCAACGCCATTCCCGCCAGCCGGGTGCGGAGCGTGGACGAGGTGCTCTTCCGCAAGGGCGGCGAGCTGCATAACCTGCTGCAGCCCCTCTTCGAGGCGGAGACCAACACCATGATCCCCACCCTGGCCTCGCCGGTGCTGCTCAACGGTGAGCGCGCGTGCGCCGCCCTTCCCCCGCCCCGCTGGAAGCCATGA